A region of Panthera uncia isolate 11264 chromosome D4, Puncia_PCG_1.0, whole genome shotgun sequence DNA encodes the following proteins:
- the NDOR1 gene encoding NADPH-dependent diflavin oxidoreductase 1 isoform X4: protein MPSPGLLVLFGSQTGTAQDVSERLGREARRRRLDCRVQALDSYSVVNLISEPLVIFVCATAGQGDPPDNMKNFWRFIFRKNLPPTSLCQMDFAVLGLGDSSYAKFNFVAKKLHRRLLQLGGSALLPACLGDDQHELGPDAAIDPWLHDLWEKVLGLYPVPPDLGVIPPGVPLPSKFTLRFLPEAPKMCSEEQHVASADPPGPPSEQQPFLAPVVTNQRVTSPSHFQDVRLIEFDITGSGLSFAAGDVVLIRPQNQASHVQQFCRVLGLDPDQYFTLLPREPGVPCPTQLPQPCSVRHLVSHYLDVASVPRRSFFELLACLSPHELEREKLLQFSAPQDYLLDLIPPIRPRAFSIASSLLAHPSRLQILVAVVHYRTRLKEPRRGLCSSWLASLDPGRGPVQVPLWVRPGSLTFPETPDTPVIMVGPGTGVAPFRAAVQERVARGQTGNFLFFGCRWHDQDFYWESEWLELERKGCLTLFTAFSREQVGVLGRAVPARRGPGQGCTIPMPRPRPLRSPSPPPPRRSGKCTCSTGSGSSGRWCGICWTAEAPTSTWRAMPRACRQMCQKP from the exons ATGCCGAGCCCGGGGCTTCTGGTGCTCTTCGGCAGCCAGACAGGCACGGCCCAGGATGTGTCGGAGAGGCTGGGTCGCGAGGCTCGGCGCCGGCGGCTTGACTGCCGGGTGCAGGCCCTGGACTCCTACTCGGTG GTGAATCTGATTAGTGAGCCCCTGGTGATATTTGTTTGTGCAACTGCAGGCCAAGGAGACCCCCCTGACAACATGAAG AACTTCTGGAGGTTCATATTCCGGAAGAATCTGCCACCGACTTCCCTCTGTCAGATGGACTTTGCTGTTCTGGGCCTCGGGGATTCCTCTTACGCCAA GTTCAATTTCGTGGCCAAGAAGCTGCACCGACGGCTGCTGCAACTTGGGGGCAGCGCCCTCCTGCCTGCGTGCCTGGGAGATGACCAGCATGAGCTGGG gCCCGACGCTGCTATTGACCCCTGGCTGCACGATCTGTGGGAGAAGGTGCTGGGGCTCTACCCGGTGCCCCCTGACCTCGGCGTGATCCCCCCCGGAGTCCC TTTGCCCTCCAAGTTCACCCTCCGCTTCCTTCCGGAGGCCCCCAAGATGTGCTCTGAGGAGCAGCATGTGGCCAGTGCAGATCCCCCAGGTCCCCCTTCAGAGCAGCAGCCCTTCCTGGCACCCGTGGTCACCAACCAGAGGGTCACCAGCCCCTCTCACTTCCAGGACGTACGGCTGATCGAGTTTGACATCACGGGCTCTGGGCTCAG CTTTGCAGCTGGCGACGTGGTGCTGATCCGGCCCCAGAACCAGGCCAGCCACGTCCAGCAGTTCTGCCGGGTGCTGGGCCTGGACCCCGACCAGTACTTCACGCTGCTGCCCCGGGAGCCAG GTGTCCCCTGCCCCACGcagctgccccagccctgctccgTGAGGCACCTCGTGTCCCACTACCTGGACGTCGCCAGCGTGCCCCGCCGTTCCTTCTTCGAGCTCCtggcctgtctctctccccacgaGCTGGAGCGGGAGAAGCTGCTGCAATTCAGTGCCCCCCAAG ACTACCTGCTGGACCTCATCCCCCCGATCCGCCCGCGGGCCTTCTCCATCGCCTCCTCTCTGCTG GCTCACCCCTCGAGGCTGCAGATTCTCGTCGCTGTGGTGCATTACCGGACGCGCCTCAAAGAGCCCCGCCGGGGCCTCTGCTCCTCCTGGCTGGCGTCTCTGGATCCTGGGCGAG GACCTGTCCAGGTGCCTCTGTGGGTGCGGCCCGGGAGCCTGACCTTCCCGGAGACACCGGACACACCCGTGATCATGGTGGGTCCCGGCACCGGTGTGGCCCCTTTCCGAGCAGCTGTCCAGGAGCGGGTGGCCCGGGGTCAGACCG GAAACTTCCTGTTCTTCGGCTGCCGCTGGCACGACCAAGACTTCTATTGGGAATCTGAGTGGTTGGAGCTGGAGAGGAAGGGCTGCCTGACCCTCTTCACAGCCTTCTCCCGGGAGCAGGTGGGTGTGCTGGGCAGGGCGGTGCCGGCAAGGAGGGGGCCAGGCCAAGGATGCACCATCCCcatgccccgcccccgccccctccgctccccctcccctccccctccccgtaGGAGCGGAAAGTGTACGTGCAGCACAGGCTCCGGGAGCTCGGGCCGTTGGTGTGGGATCTGCTGGACCGCCGAGGCGCCTACTTCTACCTGGCGGG CAATGCCAAGGGCATGCCGGCAGATGTGTCAGAAGCCCTGA
- the NDOR1 gene encoding NADPH-dependent diflavin oxidoreductase 1 isoform X7 — translation MPSPGLLVLFGSQTGTAQDVSERLGREARRRRLDCRVQALDSYSVVNLISEPLVIFVCATAGQGDPPDNMKNFWRFIFRKNLPPTSLCQMDFAVLGLGDSSYAKFNFVAKKLHRRLLQLGGSALLPACLGDDQHELGPDAAIDPWLHDLWEKVLGLYPVPPDLGVIPPGVPLPSKFTLRFLPEAPKMCSEEQHVASADPPGPPSEQQPFLAPVVTNQRVTSPSHFQDVRLIEFDITGSGLSFAAGDVVLIRPQNQASHVQQFCRVLGLDPDQYFTLLPREPGVPCPTQLPQPCSVRHLVSHYLDVASVPRRSFFELLACLSPHELEREKLLQFSAPQGQEELYSYCNRPRRTVLEVLCDFPHTAGAVPADYLLDLIPPIRPRAFSIASSLLAHPSRLQILVAVVHYRTRLKEPRRGLCSSWLASLDPGRGPVQVPLWVRPGSLTFPETPDTPVIMVGPGTGVAPFRAAVQERVARGQTGNFLFFGCRWHDQDFYWESEWLELERKGCLTLFTAFSREQVGVLGRAVPERKVYVQHRLRELGPLVWDLLDRRGAYFYLAGNAKGMPADVSEALTSVFQEEGGLSGPDAANYLARLQRTMRFQSETWA, via the exons ATGCCGAGCCCGGGGCTTCTGGTGCTCTTCGGCAGCCAGACAGGCACGGCCCAGGATGTGTCGGAGAGGCTGGGTCGCGAGGCTCGGCGCCGGCGGCTTGACTGCCGGGTGCAGGCCCTGGACTCCTACTCGGTG GTGAATCTGATTAGTGAGCCCCTGGTGATATTTGTTTGTGCAACTGCAGGCCAAGGAGACCCCCCTGACAACATGAAG AACTTCTGGAGGTTCATATTCCGGAAGAATCTGCCACCGACTTCCCTCTGTCAGATGGACTTTGCTGTTCTGGGCCTCGGGGATTCCTCTTACGCCAA GTTCAATTTCGTGGCCAAGAAGCTGCACCGACGGCTGCTGCAACTTGGGGGCAGCGCCCTCCTGCCTGCGTGCCTGGGAGATGACCAGCATGAGCTGGG gCCCGACGCTGCTATTGACCCCTGGCTGCACGATCTGTGGGAGAAGGTGCTGGGGCTCTACCCGGTGCCCCCTGACCTCGGCGTGATCCCCCCCGGAGTCCC TTTGCCCTCCAAGTTCACCCTCCGCTTCCTTCCGGAGGCCCCCAAGATGTGCTCTGAGGAGCAGCATGTGGCCAGTGCAGATCCCCCAGGTCCCCCTTCAGAGCAGCAGCCCTTCCTGGCACCCGTGGTCACCAACCAGAGGGTCACCAGCCCCTCTCACTTCCAGGACGTACGGCTGATCGAGTTTGACATCACGGGCTCTGGGCTCAG CTTTGCAGCTGGCGACGTGGTGCTGATCCGGCCCCAGAACCAGGCCAGCCACGTCCAGCAGTTCTGCCGGGTGCTGGGCCTGGACCCCGACCAGTACTTCACGCTGCTGCCCCGGGAGCCAG GTGTCCCCTGCCCCACGcagctgccccagccctgctccgTGAGGCACCTCGTGTCCCACTACCTGGACGTCGCCAGCGTGCCCCGCCGTTCCTTCTTCGAGCTCCtggcctgtctctctccccacgaGCTGGAGCGGGAGAAGCTGCTGCAATTCAGTGCCCCCCAAGGTCAGGAGGAGCTGTATTCGTACTGCAACCGGCCTCGCAGGACCGTCCTGGAG GTGTTGTGTGACTTCCCACACACGGCTGGAGCTGTTCCCGCAGACTACCTGCTGGACCTCATCCCCCCGATCCGCCCGCGGGCCTTCTCCATCGCCTCCTCTCTGCTG GCTCACCCCTCGAGGCTGCAGATTCTCGTCGCTGTGGTGCATTACCGGACGCGCCTCAAAGAGCCCCGCCGGGGCCTCTGCTCCTCCTGGCTGGCGTCTCTGGATCCTGGGCGAG GACCTGTCCAGGTGCCTCTGTGGGTGCGGCCCGGGAGCCTGACCTTCCCGGAGACACCGGACACACCCGTGATCATGGTGGGTCCCGGCACCGGTGTGGCCCCTTTCCGAGCAGCTGTCCAGGAGCGGGTGGCCCGGGGTCAGACCG GAAACTTCCTGTTCTTCGGCTGCCGCTGGCACGACCAAGACTTCTATTGGGAATCTGAGTGGTTGGAGCTGGAGAGGAAGGGCTGCCTGACCCTCTTCACAGCCTTCTCCCGGGAGCAGGTGGGTGTGCTGGGCAGGGCGGTGCCG GAGCGGAAAGTGTACGTGCAGCACAGGCTCCGGGAGCTCGGGCCGTTGGTGTGGGATCTGCTGGACCGCCGAGGCGCCTACTTCTACCTGGCGGG CAATGCCAAGGGCATGCCGGCAGATGTGTCAGAAGCCCTGACGTCCGTCTTCCAGGAGGAGGGTGGGCTCTCCGGCCCTGATGCAGCCAACTACCTTGCCAGGCTCCAGCGGACGATGCGTTTCCAGAGTGAGACGTGGGCCTAA
- the NDOR1 gene encoding NADPH-dependent diflavin oxidoreductase 1 isoform X1: protein MPSPGLLVLFGSQTGTAQDVSERLGREARRRRLDCRVQALDSYSVVNLISEPLVIFVCATAGQGDPPDNMKNFWRFIFRKNLPPTSLCQMDFAVLGLGDSSYAKFNFVAKKLHRRLLQLGGSALLPACLGDDQHELGPDAAIDPWLHDLWEKVLGLYPVPPDLGVIPPGVPLPSKFTLRFLPEAPKMCSEEQHVASADPPGPPSEQQPFLAPVVTNQRVTSPSHFQDVRLIEFDITGSGLSFAAGDVVLIRPQNQASHVQQFCRVLGLDPDQYFTLLPREPGVPCPTQLPQPCSVRHLVSHYLDVASVPRRSFFELLACLSPHELEREKLLQFSAPQGQEELYSYCNRPRRTVLEVLCDFPHTAGAVPADYLLDLIPPIRPRAFSIASSLLAHPSRLQILVAVVHYRTRLKEPRRGLCSSWLASLDPGRGPVQVPLWVRPGSLTFPETPDTPVIMVGPGTGVAPFRAAVQERVARGQTGNFLFFGCRWHDQDFYWESEWLELERKGCLTLFTAFSREQERKVYVQHRLRELGPLVWDLLDRRGAYFYLAGNAKGMPADVSEALTSVFQEEGGLSGPDAANYLARLQRTMRFQSETWA, encoded by the exons ATGCCGAGCCCGGGGCTTCTGGTGCTCTTCGGCAGCCAGACAGGCACGGCCCAGGATGTGTCGGAGAGGCTGGGTCGCGAGGCTCGGCGCCGGCGGCTTGACTGCCGGGTGCAGGCCCTGGACTCCTACTCGGTG GTGAATCTGATTAGTGAGCCCCTGGTGATATTTGTTTGTGCAACTGCAGGCCAAGGAGACCCCCCTGACAACATGAAG AACTTCTGGAGGTTCATATTCCGGAAGAATCTGCCACCGACTTCCCTCTGTCAGATGGACTTTGCTGTTCTGGGCCTCGGGGATTCCTCTTACGCCAA GTTCAATTTCGTGGCCAAGAAGCTGCACCGACGGCTGCTGCAACTTGGGGGCAGCGCCCTCCTGCCTGCGTGCCTGGGAGATGACCAGCATGAGCTGGG gCCCGACGCTGCTATTGACCCCTGGCTGCACGATCTGTGGGAGAAGGTGCTGGGGCTCTACCCGGTGCCCCCTGACCTCGGCGTGATCCCCCCCGGAGTCCC TTTGCCCTCCAAGTTCACCCTCCGCTTCCTTCCGGAGGCCCCCAAGATGTGCTCTGAGGAGCAGCATGTGGCCAGTGCAGATCCCCCAGGTCCCCCTTCAGAGCAGCAGCCCTTCCTGGCACCCGTGGTCACCAACCAGAGGGTCACCAGCCCCTCTCACTTCCAGGACGTACGGCTGATCGAGTTTGACATCACGGGCTCTGGGCTCAG CTTTGCAGCTGGCGACGTGGTGCTGATCCGGCCCCAGAACCAGGCCAGCCACGTCCAGCAGTTCTGCCGGGTGCTGGGCCTGGACCCCGACCAGTACTTCACGCTGCTGCCCCGGGAGCCAG GTGTCCCCTGCCCCACGcagctgccccagccctgctccgTGAGGCACCTCGTGTCCCACTACCTGGACGTCGCCAGCGTGCCCCGCCGTTCCTTCTTCGAGCTCCtggcctgtctctctccccacgaGCTGGAGCGGGAGAAGCTGCTGCAATTCAGTGCCCCCCAAGGTCAGGAGGAGCTGTATTCGTACTGCAACCGGCCTCGCAGGACCGTCCTGGAG GTGTTGTGTGACTTCCCACACACGGCTGGAGCTGTTCCCGCAGACTACCTGCTGGACCTCATCCCCCCGATCCGCCCGCGGGCCTTCTCCATCGCCTCCTCTCTGCTG GCTCACCCCTCGAGGCTGCAGATTCTCGTCGCTGTGGTGCATTACCGGACGCGCCTCAAAGAGCCCCGCCGGGGCCTCTGCTCCTCCTGGCTGGCGTCTCTGGATCCTGGGCGAG GACCTGTCCAGGTGCCTCTGTGGGTGCGGCCCGGGAGCCTGACCTTCCCGGAGACACCGGACACACCCGTGATCATGGTGGGTCCCGGCACCGGTGTGGCCCCTTTCCGAGCAGCTGTCCAGGAGCGGGTGGCCCGGGGTCAGACCG GAAACTTCCTGTTCTTCGGCTGCCGCTGGCACGACCAAGACTTCTATTGGGAATCTGAGTGGTTGGAGCTGGAGAGGAAGGGCTGCCTGACCCTCTTCACAGCCTTCTCCCGGGAGCAG GAGCGGAAAGTGTACGTGCAGCACAGGCTCCGGGAGCTCGGGCCGTTGGTGTGGGATCTGCTGGACCGCCGAGGCGCCTACTTCTACCTGGCGGG CAATGCCAAGGGCATGCCGGCAGATGTGTCAGAAGCCCTGACGTCCGTCTTCCAGGAGGAGGGTGGGCTCTCCGGCCCTGATGCAGCCAACTACCTTGCCAGGCTCCAGCGGACGATGCGTTTCCAGAGTGAGACGTGGGCCTAA
- the NDOR1 gene encoding NADPH-dependent diflavin oxidoreductase 1 isoform X3, giving the protein MPSPGLLVLFGSQTGTAQDVSERLGREARRRRLDCRVQALDSYSVVNLISEPLVIFVCATAGQGDPPDNMKNFWRFIFRKNLPPTSLCQMDFAVLGLGDSSYAKFNFVAKKLHRRLLQLGGSALLPACLGDDQHELGPDAAIDPWLHDLWEKVLGLYPVPPDLGVIPPGVPLPSKFTLRFLPEAPKMCSEEQHVASADPPGPPSEQQPFLAPVVTNQRVTSPSHFQDVRLIEFDITGSGLSFAAGDVVLIRPQNQASHVQQFCRVLGLDPDQYFTLLPREPGVPCPTQLPQPCSVRHLVSHYLDVASVPRRSFFELLACLSPHELEREKLLQFSAPQGQEELYSYCNRPRRTVLEVLCDFPHTAGAVPADYLLDLIPPIRPRAFSIASSLLAHPSRLQILVAVVHYRTRLKEPRRGLCSSWLASLDPGRGPVQVPLWVRPGSLTFPETPDTPVIMVGPGTGVAPFRAAVQERVARGQTGNFLFFGCRWHDQDFYWESEWLELERKGCLTLFTAFSREQERKVYVQHRLRELGPLVWDLLDRRGAYFYLAGRRVGSPALMQPTTLPGSSGRCVSRVRRGPKKPSCQPWPL; this is encoded by the exons ATGCCGAGCCCGGGGCTTCTGGTGCTCTTCGGCAGCCAGACAGGCACGGCCCAGGATGTGTCGGAGAGGCTGGGTCGCGAGGCTCGGCGCCGGCGGCTTGACTGCCGGGTGCAGGCCCTGGACTCCTACTCGGTG GTGAATCTGATTAGTGAGCCCCTGGTGATATTTGTTTGTGCAACTGCAGGCCAAGGAGACCCCCCTGACAACATGAAG AACTTCTGGAGGTTCATATTCCGGAAGAATCTGCCACCGACTTCCCTCTGTCAGATGGACTTTGCTGTTCTGGGCCTCGGGGATTCCTCTTACGCCAA GTTCAATTTCGTGGCCAAGAAGCTGCACCGACGGCTGCTGCAACTTGGGGGCAGCGCCCTCCTGCCTGCGTGCCTGGGAGATGACCAGCATGAGCTGGG gCCCGACGCTGCTATTGACCCCTGGCTGCACGATCTGTGGGAGAAGGTGCTGGGGCTCTACCCGGTGCCCCCTGACCTCGGCGTGATCCCCCCCGGAGTCCC TTTGCCCTCCAAGTTCACCCTCCGCTTCCTTCCGGAGGCCCCCAAGATGTGCTCTGAGGAGCAGCATGTGGCCAGTGCAGATCCCCCAGGTCCCCCTTCAGAGCAGCAGCCCTTCCTGGCACCCGTGGTCACCAACCAGAGGGTCACCAGCCCCTCTCACTTCCAGGACGTACGGCTGATCGAGTTTGACATCACGGGCTCTGGGCTCAG CTTTGCAGCTGGCGACGTGGTGCTGATCCGGCCCCAGAACCAGGCCAGCCACGTCCAGCAGTTCTGCCGGGTGCTGGGCCTGGACCCCGACCAGTACTTCACGCTGCTGCCCCGGGAGCCAG GTGTCCCCTGCCCCACGcagctgccccagccctgctccgTGAGGCACCTCGTGTCCCACTACCTGGACGTCGCCAGCGTGCCCCGCCGTTCCTTCTTCGAGCTCCtggcctgtctctctccccacgaGCTGGAGCGGGAGAAGCTGCTGCAATTCAGTGCCCCCCAAGGTCAGGAGGAGCTGTATTCGTACTGCAACCGGCCTCGCAGGACCGTCCTGGAG GTGTTGTGTGACTTCCCACACACGGCTGGAGCTGTTCCCGCAGACTACCTGCTGGACCTCATCCCCCCGATCCGCCCGCGGGCCTTCTCCATCGCCTCCTCTCTGCTG GCTCACCCCTCGAGGCTGCAGATTCTCGTCGCTGTGGTGCATTACCGGACGCGCCTCAAAGAGCCCCGCCGGGGCCTCTGCTCCTCCTGGCTGGCGTCTCTGGATCCTGGGCGAG GACCTGTCCAGGTGCCTCTGTGGGTGCGGCCCGGGAGCCTGACCTTCCCGGAGACACCGGACACACCCGTGATCATGGTGGGTCCCGGCACCGGTGTGGCCCCTTTCCGAGCAGCTGTCCAGGAGCGGGTGGCCCGGGGTCAGACCG GAAACTTCCTGTTCTTCGGCTGCCGCTGGCACGACCAAGACTTCTATTGGGAATCTGAGTGGTTGGAGCTGGAGAGGAAGGGCTGCCTGACCCTCTTCACAGCCTTCTCCCGGGAGCAG GAGCGGAAAGTGTACGTGCAGCACAGGCTCCGGGAGCTCGGGCCGTTGGTGTGGGATCTGCTGGACCGCCGAGGCGCCTACTTCTACCTGGCGGG GAGGAGGGTGGGCTCTCCGGCCCTGATGCAGCCAACTACCTTGCCAGGCTCCAGCGGACGATGCGTTTCCAGAGTGAGACGTGGGCCTAAGAAGCCATCCTGCCAGCCTTGGCCACTCTAA
- the NDOR1 gene encoding NADPH-dependent diflavin oxidoreductase 1 isoform X2, protein MPSPGLLVLFGSQTGTAQDVSERLGREARRRRLDCRVQALDSYSVVNLISEPLVIFVCATAGQGDPPDNMKNFWRFIFRKNLPPTSLCQMDFAVLGLGDSSYAKFNFVAKKLHRRLLQLGGSALLPACLGDDQHELGPDAAIDPWLHDLWEKVLGLYPVPPDLGVIPPGVPLPSKFTLRFLPEAPKMCSEEQHVASADPPGPPSEQQPFLAPVVTNQRVTSPSHFQDVRLIEFDITGSGLSFAAGDVVLIRPQNQASHVQQFCRVLGLDPDQYFTLLPREPGVPCPTQLPQPCSVRHLVSHYLDVASVPRRSFFELLACLSPHELEREKLLQFSAPQGQEELYSYCNRPRRTVLEVLCDFPHTAGAVPADYLLDLIPPIRPRAFSIASSLLAHPSRLQILVAVVHYRTRLKEPRRGLCSSWLASLDPGRGPVQVPLWVRPGSLTFPETPDTPVIMVGPGTGVAPFRAAVQERVARGQTGNFLFFGCRWHDQDFYWESEWLELERKGCLTLFTAFSREQVGVLGRAVPARRGPGQGCTIPMPRPRPLRSPSPPPPRRSGKCTCSTGSGSSGRWCGICWTAEAPTSTWRGGGWALRP, encoded by the exons ATGCCGAGCCCGGGGCTTCTGGTGCTCTTCGGCAGCCAGACAGGCACGGCCCAGGATGTGTCGGAGAGGCTGGGTCGCGAGGCTCGGCGCCGGCGGCTTGACTGCCGGGTGCAGGCCCTGGACTCCTACTCGGTG GTGAATCTGATTAGTGAGCCCCTGGTGATATTTGTTTGTGCAACTGCAGGCCAAGGAGACCCCCCTGACAACATGAAG AACTTCTGGAGGTTCATATTCCGGAAGAATCTGCCACCGACTTCCCTCTGTCAGATGGACTTTGCTGTTCTGGGCCTCGGGGATTCCTCTTACGCCAA GTTCAATTTCGTGGCCAAGAAGCTGCACCGACGGCTGCTGCAACTTGGGGGCAGCGCCCTCCTGCCTGCGTGCCTGGGAGATGACCAGCATGAGCTGGG gCCCGACGCTGCTATTGACCCCTGGCTGCACGATCTGTGGGAGAAGGTGCTGGGGCTCTACCCGGTGCCCCCTGACCTCGGCGTGATCCCCCCCGGAGTCCC TTTGCCCTCCAAGTTCACCCTCCGCTTCCTTCCGGAGGCCCCCAAGATGTGCTCTGAGGAGCAGCATGTGGCCAGTGCAGATCCCCCAGGTCCCCCTTCAGAGCAGCAGCCCTTCCTGGCACCCGTGGTCACCAACCAGAGGGTCACCAGCCCCTCTCACTTCCAGGACGTACGGCTGATCGAGTTTGACATCACGGGCTCTGGGCTCAG CTTTGCAGCTGGCGACGTGGTGCTGATCCGGCCCCAGAACCAGGCCAGCCACGTCCAGCAGTTCTGCCGGGTGCTGGGCCTGGACCCCGACCAGTACTTCACGCTGCTGCCCCGGGAGCCAG GTGTCCCCTGCCCCACGcagctgccccagccctgctccgTGAGGCACCTCGTGTCCCACTACCTGGACGTCGCCAGCGTGCCCCGCCGTTCCTTCTTCGAGCTCCtggcctgtctctctccccacgaGCTGGAGCGGGAGAAGCTGCTGCAATTCAGTGCCCCCCAAGGTCAGGAGGAGCTGTATTCGTACTGCAACCGGCCTCGCAGGACCGTCCTGGAG GTGTTGTGTGACTTCCCACACACGGCTGGAGCTGTTCCCGCAGACTACCTGCTGGACCTCATCCCCCCGATCCGCCCGCGGGCCTTCTCCATCGCCTCCTCTCTGCTG GCTCACCCCTCGAGGCTGCAGATTCTCGTCGCTGTGGTGCATTACCGGACGCGCCTCAAAGAGCCCCGCCGGGGCCTCTGCTCCTCCTGGCTGGCGTCTCTGGATCCTGGGCGAG GACCTGTCCAGGTGCCTCTGTGGGTGCGGCCCGGGAGCCTGACCTTCCCGGAGACACCGGACACACCCGTGATCATGGTGGGTCCCGGCACCGGTGTGGCCCCTTTCCGAGCAGCTGTCCAGGAGCGGGTGGCCCGGGGTCAGACCG GAAACTTCCTGTTCTTCGGCTGCCGCTGGCACGACCAAGACTTCTATTGGGAATCTGAGTGGTTGGAGCTGGAGAGGAAGGGCTGCCTGACCCTCTTCACAGCCTTCTCCCGGGAGCAGGTGGGTGTGCTGGGCAGGGCGGTGCCGGCAAGGAGGGGGCCAGGCCAAGGATGCACCATCCCcatgccccgcccccgccccctccgctccccctcccctccccctccccgtaGGAGCGGAAAGTGTACGTGCAGCACAGGCTCCGGGAGCTCGGGCCGTTGGTGTGGGATCTGCTGGACCGCCGAGGCGCCTACTTCTACCTGGCGGG GAGGAGGGTGGGCTCTCCGGCCCTGA
- the NDOR1 gene encoding NADPH-dependent diflavin oxidoreductase 1 isoform X5, giving the protein MKNFWRFIFRKNLPPTSLCQMDFAVLGLGDSSYAKFNFVAKKLHRRLLQLGGSALLPACLGDDQHELGPDAAIDPWLHDLWEKVLGLYPVPPDLGVIPPGVPLPSKFTLRFLPEAPKMCSEEQHVASADPPGPPSEQQPFLAPVVTNQRVTSPSHFQDVRLIEFDITGSGLSFAAGDVVLIRPQNQASHVQQFCRVLGLDPDQYFTLLPREPGVPCPTQLPQPCSVRHLVSHYLDVASVPRRSFFELLACLSPHELEREKLLQFSAPQGQEELYSYCNRPRRTVLEVLCDFPHTAGAVPADYLLDLIPPIRPRAFSIASSLLAHPSRLQILVAVVHYRTRLKEPRRGLCSSWLASLDPGRGPVQVPLWVRPGSLTFPETPDTPVIMVGPGTGVAPFRAAVQERVARGQTGNFLFFGCRWHDQDFYWESEWLELERKGCLTLFTAFSREQVGVLGRAVPARRGPGQGCTIPMPRPRPLRSPSPPPPRRSGKCTCSTGSGSSGRWCGICWTAEAPTSTWRAMPRACRQMCQKP; this is encoded by the exons ATGAAG AACTTCTGGAGGTTCATATTCCGGAAGAATCTGCCACCGACTTCCCTCTGTCAGATGGACTTTGCTGTTCTGGGCCTCGGGGATTCCTCTTACGCCAA GTTCAATTTCGTGGCCAAGAAGCTGCACCGACGGCTGCTGCAACTTGGGGGCAGCGCCCTCCTGCCTGCGTGCCTGGGAGATGACCAGCATGAGCTGGG gCCCGACGCTGCTATTGACCCCTGGCTGCACGATCTGTGGGAGAAGGTGCTGGGGCTCTACCCGGTGCCCCCTGACCTCGGCGTGATCCCCCCCGGAGTCCC TTTGCCCTCCAAGTTCACCCTCCGCTTCCTTCCGGAGGCCCCCAAGATGTGCTCTGAGGAGCAGCATGTGGCCAGTGCAGATCCCCCAGGTCCCCCTTCAGAGCAGCAGCCCTTCCTGGCACCCGTGGTCACCAACCAGAGGGTCACCAGCCCCTCTCACTTCCAGGACGTACGGCTGATCGAGTTTGACATCACGGGCTCTGGGCTCAG CTTTGCAGCTGGCGACGTGGTGCTGATCCGGCCCCAGAACCAGGCCAGCCACGTCCAGCAGTTCTGCCGGGTGCTGGGCCTGGACCCCGACCAGTACTTCACGCTGCTGCCCCGGGAGCCAG GTGTCCCCTGCCCCACGcagctgccccagccctgctccgTGAGGCACCTCGTGTCCCACTACCTGGACGTCGCCAGCGTGCCCCGCCGTTCCTTCTTCGAGCTCCtggcctgtctctctccccacgaGCTGGAGCGGGAGAAGCTGCTGCAATTCAGTGCCCCCCAAGGTCAGGAGGAGCTGTATTCGTACTGCAACCGGCCTCGCAGGACCGTCCTGGAG GTGTTGTGTGACTTCCCACACACGGCTGGAGCTGTTCCCGCAGACTACCTGCTGGACCTCATCCCCCCGATCCGCCCGCGGGCCTTCTCCATCGCCTCCTCTCTGCTG GCTCACCCCTCGAGGCTGCAGATTCTCGTCGCTGTGGTGCATTACCGGACGCGCCTCAAAGAGCCCCGCCGGGGCCTCTGCTCCTCCTGGCTGGCGTCTCTGGATCCTGGGCGAG GACCTGTCCAGGTGCCTCTGTGGGTGCGGCCCGGGAGCCTGACCTTCCCGGAGACACCGGACACACCCGTGATCATGGTGGGTCCCGGCACCGGTGTGGCCCCTTTCCGAGCAGCTGTCCAGGAGCGGGTGGCCCGGGGTCAGACCG GAAACTTCCTGTTCTTCGGCTGCCGCTGGCACGACCAAGACTTCTATTGGGAATCTGAGTGGTTGGAGCTGGAGAGGAAGGGCTGCCTGACCCTCTTCACAGCCTTCTCCCGGGAGCAGGTGGGTGTGCTGGGCAGGGCGGTGCCGGCAAGGAGGGGGCCAGGCCAAGGATGCACCATCCCcatgccccgcccccgccccctccgctccccctcccctccccctccccgtaGGAGCGGAAAGTGTACGTGCAGCACAGGCTCCGGGAGCTCGGGCCGTTGGTGTGGGATCTGCTGGACCGCCGAGGCGCCTACTTCTACCTGGCGGG CAATGCCAAGGGCATGCCGGCAGATGTGTCAGAAGCCCTGA